A single region of the Nicotiana sylvestris chromosome 6, ASM39365v2, whole genome shotgun sequence genome encodes:
- the LOC138871549 gene encoding uncharacterized mitochondrial protein AtMg00820-like has translation MSMQEELHQFERNKVWHLVPRPSDRTIIGTRWLFRNKLDEHGNPTRNKARLVVQGYNQEERIDYDETFTSIARMEAIRILIAFASHMEFTLFQMDMKSAFLNGFLKE, from the coding sequence ATGTCAATGCAAGAGGAGCtacatcaatttgaaagaaacaaggtatggcacctggtacctagaccctcagatAGAACAATCATAGGGACCAGGTGGCTATTCAGGAATAAGCTAGATGAACATGGAAATCCTACAAGGAACAAAGCAAGGCTTGTTGTCCAAGGATACAATCAGGAGGAAAGGATCGATTATGATGAGACGTTTACCTCAATTGCTCGTATGGAAGCTATTAGGATCCTCATTGCCTTTGCAtcacatatggaattcacttTATTCCAAATGGATATGaagagtgccttcctgaatggtttTCTTAAGGAATGA
- the LOC138871550 gene encoding secreted RxLR effector protein 161-like produces MLIVQVYVDHIIFGAIADSLCEEFAKLMGSEFEMSMMGELNFFLGLQVKQSIKETCISQQKYIKELLKGFDMEASKVIDTPIATATKLDMDDSGSLINQIMYRGIIRSLLYLTTSRPDIVFSVGLCARFQSNPKESHLKAARRILRYLKGTHDLVLYYPSSGNFNLIGYVDADYAGYLVDRKSISRMAHFLGSCLILWGIRKQNSLDLSTAEVEYVAATSCCAQLLWIKQ; encoded by the coding sequence AtgctcattgttcaggtttaTGTGGATCACATTATATTTGGGGCTATAGCAGACTCATTATGTGAAGAATTTgctaaactcatgggaagtgagtttgaaatgagtatgatgggggaactgaacttcttcctgGGTCTTCAAGTGAAGCAGTCCATAAAGGAAACGTGTATCAGTCAGCAGAAATACATCAAAGAACTTCTAAAAGggtttgatatggaagcatcaaaggtaaTCGATACCCCTATTGCTACTGCTACTAAGCTAGACATGGATGATTCTGGATCACTTATAAATCAAATAATGTATCGGGGAATCATTAGATCTTTACTCTACCTTACTACCAGCAGGCCAGACATTGTATTTAGTGTGGGAttatgtgcaaggtttcaatcaaatcctaaggaatctcatctgaaggctgcTAGGAGAATTCTGAGATATCTTAAGGGCACACATGACCTGGTTCTATATTATCCTTCAAGTGGAAATTTCAACCTTATTGGTTATGTTgacgctgattatgcaggttatcTAGTGGACAGGAAAAGCATATCTAGAATGGCTCATTTCCTTGGATCATGTCTAATCTTATGGGGTATAAGGAAACAAAACTCATTGGATCTCTCAACAGCTGAAGTAGAATATGTTGCAGCTACCTCGTGCTGTGCTCAATTACTGTGGATCAAGCAATAA
- the LOC104221430 gene encoding protein DETOXIFICATION 56-like, with protein MRFFFKSGTYQTSVNVLIIPSWFLNRIKPMSYEHHCYICLFIHFLKLSTPLTKKFAYALRLGDLSLAGAKLSFTFANVTGFSVLNGLSGAMEPICGQAFGAKNHKLLHKTLVMSTSFLLLVSIPISFLWLNVDKILITCGQQNDISTVAKKYLIYLLPDLAVTSFLCPLKAYLSTQNVTIPIMLSSTLAVALHIPITMLLSLTKGLEVISMAYWITDLIIMILLAIYVMIVENRKGGEWKEGGWWEQGILDWVRLLKLCGPCCLTTCLEWWCYEILVLFTGRLPNAKQAVGIIAIVLNFDYLLFSVMLSLATCASVHVSNELGADSPAPAYRAAYVSLGLSIIFGFLGGSVMAWARGIRGPLFSHDKGIIRGVKKIMLLMALIVVVNFPLAVCGGIVRGTARPWLGIYANIGGFYLLALPLGVILAFKVHLGLVGLLTGFMVGVVICLALLLVFVARIDWVGEAKKAHMLACNQEEVADDRKNSSMATENGSC; from the exons atgagattcttcttcaaatccggtacatatcaaacatctgttaatgttttgatcattccatcatggttccttaatcgtattaaACCAATGTCATATGAG caTCACTgttatatttgtttatttattcacTTTTTAAAATTGTCGACACCGCTTACGAAAAAATTTGCGTACGCCCTGAGGCTCGGAGATCTTTCGTTAGCAGGAGCCAAGTTGAGTTTTACCTTCGCAAACGTGACAGGATTCTCAGTCTTAAACGGTCTCAGTGGTGCTATGGAACCTATTTGTGGACAAGCATTTGGAGCCAAGAATCATAAGTTACTTCACAAGACCCTTGTCATGTCAACTTCTTTTTTACTACTTGTCTCAATTCCTATCTCTTTCTTGTGGCTTAACGTGGACAAAATCCTCATAACATGTGGCCAGCAAAATGACATTTCTACGGTAGCTAAGAAATATCTAATTTATCTCCTCCCTGATTTAGCAGTCACATCATTTTTGTGTCCACTAAAGGCTTACTTGAGCACCCAAAATGTTACAATACCAATTATGTTAAGCTCAACTCTAGCTGTTGCTCTGCATATACCGATTACTATGTTACTTTCATTGACTAAAGGGCTAGAAGTAATTTCCATGGCATATTGGATAACAGACTTAATAATCATGATTCTTTTGGCTATTTATGTAATGATAGTAGAGAATAGAAAGGGAGGGGAATGGAAAGAAGGAGGCTGGTGGGAACAGGGGATTCTTGATTGGGTCAGATTGCTTAAACTCTGTGGACCATGTTGTCTTACTACTTGTCTTGAATGGTGGTGTTATGAGATATTGGTTTTGTTCACAGGGCGTCTCCCTAATGCTAAACAAGCAGTTGGGATTATAGCCATTGTATTGAACTTTGATTATTTGCTCTTCTCTGTTATGCTCTCGCTCGCGACATGTGCGTCCGTTCACGTATCCAACGAGCTCGGGGCAGATAGTCCTGCCCCTGCTTACCGGGCAGCATATGTGTCATTAGGCTTGAGTATTATTTTTGGGTTTCTAGGTGGCTCTGTAATGGCATGGGCAAGAGGAATTCGGGGTCCTTTGTTTAGTCATGACAAAGGGATAATAAGAGGAGTGAAGAAGATCATGTTGCTAATGGCGTTAATTGTAGTTGTTAACTTTCCTTTAGCAGTTTGTGGAGGAATTGTTCGTGGAACAGCACGGCCTTGGCTAGGGATATACGCTAATATCGGTGGATTTTACTTGTTGGCCTTGCCGTTGGGAGTAATTTTGGCATTCAAAGTTCATCTTGGGCTTGTAGGTCTGTTAACAGGGTTTATGGTTGGAGTAGTTATTTGCTTGGCCTTGTTGTTGGTGTTTGTTGCTAGAATTGATTGGGTTGGAGAAGCTAAAAAAGCACATATGTTAGCCTGCAATCAAGAAGAAGTTGCTGATGATCGGAAAAATTCGTCCATGGCTACGGAAAATGGCTCATGCTGA